From the genome of Rhizobium sp. NXC24, one region includes:
- a CDS encoding ShlB/FhaC/HecB family hemolysin secretion/activation protein, giving the protein MSIRRAASALDRIGLAASALLAVTFTASIAAAQTPNADFARRQAQEAEQQRLKALGEMTPKPAPAEAQTPPAAGGKKAGPCFEINRIDVEGVTKFPASVIGKITAPYANRCIGVGEINALLRDLTQLYLDKGFVSSRVYVPAQDIAKTKALRLVAVEGTLADIYINGKPAPGSGMLATAFAGLKDHIVNLRGIEQGLDQINRLTSNNAKTAMLPGKTDGTSILNIENKPSHPWHLSVGNSNLGEEQTGYSKSSASVGYDNLFGINDQWNLAYERTGPDYPWRDDGQGRSNSYSGNTSVPYGYWTFSVNGSWYEYNSSVPGNFGTLQTSGDSKQLGIGADRVILRDKDSITTFNSGLTYKETNNFLLGSKIEVGSRKYTVGDLGISHSRRMLGGLWVFDLSYSQGLNLFDAVDPGDVGAGDADPRFSKFTGTITATKPIEVAGQHFEIDSLVTGQYSPDNLFGAEQISVGGYSTVRGTRETMLFGNNGFFVRNDLVWRTQPFAGNGELAKILGEFRPYLGLDYGRIASQARSRIEGGDMFGWTVGAKLAGGYVNFDMGYSDVLGGTVSRRDTGLLFVSTSVKW; this is encoded by the coding sequence ACGCCGGCAGGCGCAAGAGGCGGAACAGCAGCGCCTCAAGGCCCTCGGTGAGATGACCCCGAAACCAGCTCCGGCCGAGGCTCAAACGCCGCCCGCAGCGGGCGGCAAAAAGGCTGGTCCCTGTTTCGAGATCAATCGTATCGATGTTGAAGGTGTCACCAAGTTCCCGGCCAGTGTCATCGGCAAGATCACGGCACCGTATGCGAACCGCTGTATCGGTGTCGGCGAGATCAATGCGCTGCTGCGGGACCTGACGCAGCTTTATCTCGACAAGGGTTTCGTGAGCTCGCGCGTCTACGTGCCGGCGCAGGACATCGCCAAGACCAAGGCGCTGCGCCTGGTCGCCGTCGAGGGCACGCTTGCCGACATCTACATCAACGGCAAGCCGGCTCCGGGTTCCGGCATGCTTGCCACCGCCTTTGCCGGCCTAAAGGACCATATCGTCAATCTGCGCGGCATCGAGCAGGGTCTCGACCAGATCAACCGCCTGACCTCCAACAACGCCAAGACGGCGATGCTGCCTGGCAAAACCGACGGCACGTCGATCCTCAATATCGAGAACAAGCCAAGCCATCCCTGGCACCTCTCGGTCGGCAACAGCAATCTCGGCGAGGAACAGACGGGATATTCCAAGAGCTCGGCCTCGGTCGGCTATGACAACCTCTTCGGCATCAACGATCAATGGAACTTGGCCTATGAGCGAACCGGGCCGGACTACCCGTGGCGGGACGACGGCCAGGGGAGGAGCAACAGCTATTCCGGCAATACCAGTGTGCCTTACGGGTACTGGACGTTTTCGGTCAACGGCTCCTGGTATGAATACAATAGCTCCGTGCCTGGGAATTTCGGCACCCTGCAGACATCGGGCGATTCCAAGCAGCTCGGCATTGGTGCCGACCGCGTCATCCTCCGCGACAAGGATTCGATCACGACCTTCAACAGCGGCCTGACCTACAAGGAAACCAACAATTTCCTGCTCGGCAGCAAGATCGAGGTTGGCAGCCGCAAATATACCGTCGGCGATCTCGGCATCTCGCATTCGCGCCGCATGCTCGGCGGGCTCTGGGTCTTCGACCTTTCCTACAGCCAGGGACTGAACCTCTTCGACGCCGTCGACCCCGGTGATGTCGGAGCCGGCGATGCCGATCCGCGCTTCTCGAAGTTCACCGGTACGATTACCGCGACGAAGCCCATCGAAGTGGCTGGTCAGCACTTCGAGATCGATTCGCTCGTAACCGGCCAATATTCCCCCGACAACCTGTTCGGCGCGGAGCAGATCTCGGTCGGCGGCTATTCCACCGTGCGCGGCACGAGAGAGACCATGCTGTTCGGCAACAACGGCTTCTTTGTCCGCAACGACCTGGTCTGGCGGACGCAGCCTTTTGCCGGCAATGGCGAACTTGCCAAGATCCTTGGAGAGTTCCGGCCCTATCTCGGGCTCGATTACGGGCGCATCGCCTCGCAGGCCCGCTCTCGCATCGAGGGCGGCGACATGTTCGGCTGGACGGTGGGAGCCAAGCTCGCCGGCGGCTACGTCAATTTCGACATGGGTTATTCGGATGTCCTCGGCGGCACGGTCAGCCGGCGCGACACCGGGCTTTTGTTCGTCAGTACATCGGTGAAGTGGTGA